The proteins below come from a single Stomoxys calcitrans chromosome 1, idStoCalc2.1, whole genome shotgun sequence genomic window:
- the LOC106094700 gene encoding skin secretory protein xP2, translated as MHPELKSVIIHCSAKFFLIAVCAIAAVSADVSHLAGNGYNYDRPAPVFDVPQAPANEYLPPQQQYSAPAAAAPQYSAPAAPAPQYSAPAAPAPQYSAPAAPAPQYSAPAAAPSNEYLPPQQQYSAPAPAPQYSAPAPAPQYSAPAAAAPQYSAPAAAPSNEYLPPQQQYSAPAPAPQYSAPAPAPQYSAPAAPAPQYSAPAPAPQYSAPAAPAPQYSAPAPAPQYSAPAAAPQYSAPAAAPSNEYLPPQQQQSAPAPAPQYSAPAAAPQYSAPAPAPQYSAPAPAPQYSAPAPAPQYSAPAPASSGYNYNVPAKRFRFRF; from the exons ATGCACCCTGAGCTGAAGAGTGTCATCATTCACTGCTCTGCC aaattctTCTTGATTGCTGTCTGCGCTATCGCCGCTGTGTCGGCTGATGTGTCCCATTTGGCGGGCAATGGTTACAACTATGATAGACCTGCTCCAGTTTTCGATGTGC CTCAGGCTCCAGCTAACGAATACTTGCCACCTCAACAGCAATACTCTGCTCCAGCTGCCGCCGCTCCTCAGTACTCTGCCCCAGCTGCTCCAGCTCCTCAATACTCTGCCCCAGCTGCCCCAGCTCCTCAATACTCTGCCCCAGCTGCCCCAGCTCCTCAATACTCTGCCCCAGCTGCTGCTCCTTCCAATGAGTACTTGCCTCCTCAGCAACAATACTCTGCCCCAGCTCCAGCTCCTCAATACTCGGCCC CTGCTCCAGCTCCTCAGTACTCTGCACCAGCTGCCGCTGCTCCTCAATACTCTGCCCCAGCTGCTGCTCCCTCCAACGAATACTTGCCTCCTCAACAGCAATACTCTGCCCCAGCTCCAGCTCCTCAATACTCTGCCCCAGCTCCAGCTCCTCAATACTCTGCTCCAGCTGCCCCTGCTCCTCAATACTCTGCCCCAGCTCCAGCTCCTCAATACTCTGCTCCAGCTGCCCCTGCTCCTCAATACTCTGCTCCAGCTCCAGCTCCTCAATACTCTGCTCCAGCTGCTGCTCCCCAATACTCTGCCCCAGCTGCTGCTCCCTCCAATGAATACTTGCCACCCCAACAACAGCAATCTGCCCCAGCTCCAGCTCCTCAATACTCTGCTCCAGCTGCTGCTCCTCAATACTCTGCCCCAGCTCCAGCTCCTCAATATTCTGCCCCAGCTCCAGCTCCTCAATACTCTGCCCCAGCTCCAGCTCCCCAATACTCTGCCCCAGCTCCAGC CTCCAGCGGCTACAACTACAACGTTCCCGCCAAACGTTTCCGTTTCCGCTTTTAA